Part of the uncultured Desulfobacter sp. genome, TAAAACGCCTACTTTGGATCCCTTAACTGGCACTGACGATGTAATCATCATTTTAATGGCCTTTTCAACCACAAATTTGCCCATGTTGTCGTTGATTCTTCGGCCTGCCAGGATAACTTCGGGATGGTAGTTTTCACTTTGGGCTTTATATGTCAGATAATAGGGATCCACACCGATACAATGTCCGCCAACCAGGCCGGGAGAAAATTTTAAAAAGTTCCATTTGGAACCTGCCGCTTCCAAAACATTTTTGGTATCAATGCCCAGCCGGTCGAAAATCAGAGCCAGCTCATTCATGAGCGCGATGTTTAAATCACGCTGGGTATTTTCAATGACTTTGGCGGCTTCAGCCTCTTTAATTGTTTGTGTTCGGTGTACGCCGGCCTCGATGATGGATTCATACAGAGTTGCTACTTTTTCAAGCGTTGCTTCATCATCTCCGGAAACCACTTTAACAATTTTTGTCAGGGTGTGTTCCTTGTCTCCGGGATTTATCCTTTCAGGGGAATACCCCACGTGGAAATCTTTTTTCCATGTCATGCCGGACTCTTGTTCTAAAATGGGCACGCAGATCTCTTCGGTAACACCGGGGTATACTGTGGATTCAAACACGACAGTGCAGCCTTTTTTCATAACCTTCCCAACTGTACGTGATGCACTTTCAACCGGGAAAAGATCTGGCTGCCTTGCATGGTCTATGGGCGTTGGAACCGCCACTACAATCATATCAGCGTCAGACATGAGATCCGGGTTTGTGGTCGGCTTAAAATAGACGGCACGCTTAAACTCTTCTTTGGAAACTTCACCGGTGGGATCTTTATGAGCCAGACTGTTATCCACAATGGATTGCTTTAAATCAAACCCAATAGTTTGGTATTTTGTACCAAAATTTACAGCCAAAGGCAGTCCTACATAGCCGAGGCCCACAACTGCTATTTTTATATCTTTTTCCAATTTAAATTATCCTTAGCTAGCTCATAGCTCACGGCTGACTCCTATGAGCTGTAAGCCATCAGCTATCAGCTAAATAGTGTTTGCACGTTACAAAATTGCAGTCAGGGAAGCTTTTGATTATCTGTTTTAGCTTGCTCTCTGTTTTGTTCTGATTGATATAGTGTCTGAATTTGAATTGCCGTGATGCCTGGTGGACTCTTGGTTGGTTCGGATCAAATTCCCATGGGTGGGAATAAAAAATAAAGGCACTATTTTTTTTCAGAACAGATTTGATGCCCTGTTTGAAAAAACAGGTGGGATATAATCTGAAATATCCGCCACCGCCCAATGGAATTGTTTTTTTGCCCAGGTGCAGGTTACTGATTGGTAATTCAAAAAAATGGTCGTCCAGTTGATAGCTCCCATCTTTTTTTACCGCGTTTGACAGGTCTATACTGCCATATCTGCCATGGGCTGAAAAAGAGTTATAGCTGGAGTCGTATAAATATCCGGCCTGTTTTATTGCCTTCAGAATTTGGTCGTTGACGGCAAAGCTTGGGGCCCGATATCCATAAACGGCCTGGCCGGTTATATCTTCTAACCGTTTTTTGCTGTTCAAAAGATCTTTGGCCAGTTTATTGTTGTCAAGAGCTGTACACAGGTTGTGGTTGTCACCATGGGATGCTACTTCATGGCCGCAGTCCCGAATACGCCTGACCAAATCAGGCAGTTTCTTTGCAATCCAGCCGAGGATGAAAAAGGTGGCTTTGGGTTTAAAAGAAAAGGACTCCAGAAGGTTCAGGATCAGGTGGGTGTTCTTTTCTACCCTGAGCTCAAAAGAATTCCAGGTTGAAAAGTCAATATACGACTTGAAGTTTTCAACCTGAAACCAGTCCTCTACATCAATTGTCAGTAGTATTGCGGGCTTTTTTGCCAATTTTTTTCAATAATATAAATAAAAGGTAAACCAGAACAAGGGCCGTTCCAAAAACGATTAAGCCGGACATGTCATGAAGAAATCCATGGGCGGCTTCCGGGCCAACCCAGGCTGCCAACATGCCGGTAACGGTTAGTCGGACAACATTGGTGGCCACGGCAATGGGGATGGCTGATAAAAATATTACCCATTTCTTCCATTTGCTGACATGGGATAAAAATGCAAATGCTCCGGTCAGAGCCAGCAGAGAGGTCAATGAGCGAATTCCCGAGCAGGCATCTACCACCTCCAGAGACGTGTTGGCCAGGTGAAGAATATTACCTTCCCTGAACACTGGAATGCCGACCATACTGATTGTTTCAGAGGAAATCCTTGCGGCAAAAAGCTGGAGAGGGAATGCTATTTTGTTCCAGATGATCGCTGGAATGGGAATCATCATGATCAGGTAGCACAGCGGCACAGCAACGGCTTTGAGTATGGCAGTTCCAAAACTGAATGCTATGATACCGGCCAGTGTGATGATCATAGACATCCGCATTAAAAATAATTCTGCACCGAGATTACCCGCCATGTAGACCGTCATACCAAAAATAATGATAAAAATGCCTGCCAGTGATGATTTACATGGAATTTGGCGCAGGAGATTCTGGCGATACCAGATCATATATGCTGCAACAAAAGGAATGAGAAATCCATGGGAAAAATTGGGGTCAGTGAACCAATCCCCTATGAGATCCTTTAGGGTCGACCAGTATAAAAAAATAAATGCTGCGGCGATCAAAAAGGTTTGGATGATTTGTTTTGATTTCATGAAGGTTTAATTAGCTTCATTGCTGATAGGTTCTCGTTGTTAGTTGGGGATAAATTGATTGAGGATTGGGTAAATGTCATCGGCAAATTGTGATAGAAGACGCTCTGTATCTGCTTCATTTTTTATGACTGGTGAGATCAGGCGGACAAAAGACCCGTCCGTCCGGTTTTTTGTGATTGAATCCAGTACCAGCCAGATTTTTTGCATATATTCTGAACTGATAATCCGTCCCCGGGATTGGAACCAGTAGTACACGACCTGTTTTTGCCCATCTTTATTCAGCAAAAGTTTTGCAATTTCTATAGTTTTGCCGCTTTTGGGCAATTCAATCGGAATAACAGAGCTTTGTACAATATTCCACCCCGCGCCGGGCATGCAGTTTTTGGGAGAGTGGATCAGGTCGCCTTTGCTTTGACTCTGATAAAAACCCACGTAAAGATTCACCCCCAGTCCTTTGCCGTTGTTGAAATTTGCCATAATATAGTCTTCAACCCCTAGGATGTTGTAGATTTCTTCATCCATTTGACTCGTTGCACCGCGCCAGGGACCAATTTCAAGGGGAAATTGACTGAAGGGCCGGTTAGGTTTGATACGCTCTGAGTGTGAAAATAGCGTTGTCAGACCGGCCGCCGAAATAAGAAGGATTACGATAATGGCGGTATGTTTTGTTGACAATTTATTATCTCAATAGGTAGTTTTCTATCAGCTATCAGCTATCAGCTATCAGCTATCAGCTATCAGCTATATTAATCAAAGATCTCTTTTTCAAGGCTCGTCCTGGATAGCACTTTATCCGGTCTTATTGGTTTTTCTGGGATAAAACGAACAAAAACGGTAATGGTGTTATCTTTGTAATCCCCTCTTGAGGCATCGTCTGTTTTAAAATCTGTATGGGTAGCATTGGCACTTACCTGGAGCCATTTCAACGGGTTCCAGGTAAGGCCGCCGCCGATTTCAATGGTGTCATCCTGACGGTTTACAGTGTCTTCGAACTGCTGAAGTTCGTAAGAACCAAACAGATGGGAGGACAAACGCCTCGCCAGCATATAGCTTAAATAAAATCCCGCCTGGTAACTCATGTTGTAGCCCAGACTTGCGGCATCATCATCCGATTCATCATATGAACTGCTTGCTGTAATAGACAAAGATCCTTTGGGGCTGAAATTGAATACTTTATATACGTTGAGATCCAAAAATGGGTCTGTTGAATCGCCATTTTCATTGTCCCACTCATTGAAAAGGACGCCGAAGCCTACTGAGATGCCTGAGTCTTCTGTTATATCCCAGTCAATGCCCACCGACGGATGGTAGATGACATGATCCCCATCTTCCCTGTCTGATATATAATGACGGTATTTGACATATCCATCAAAATGCCGGGTGAATTTTTTAATATACCGAATATCACCGGCAATGGTGTCGTAATCATTACCGGCCTCCGAATCAAATTTTTTGCCTTCATAGTCTATATTGGTCTCTACACCGTCCTTCCGGGTAAACCAGTAAGTCCAAAAGGCGCTGGGTTCATATTTCTCATATTCATCTGCGTCTGAGTTTTTGTAACTGTCCGTTTCGTATAAAAAATTCGCCCCCATACTGTTTTTGGGACCAAACGCTTTGCGTATAGACGCACTGGCAGTATGTGTCTGGTGTTCCTTGTAATCACCCGTTCTGACCTGCTCATCATAGCTGTTGGAATAGTCATAGGCAAAAGATGTTGTAACCGTTTTTGTTAACTGACTGTCCACAGATGCACTTGCAGAGTGCTCCCATGACTCTCCCGTATAGTTTCCATCATTCCCTTCATAATTCATATCTATCATGGCCGAGGTGTGTTTTGTGGCCTGCCAGGCAGCAGATAGACTAAAGTTTTGTTCCAGACCGTCCCTTTCATTCAGATTTTTATAGTCCTTATACTCGGGATTGTATTCCAGATATATTTTACTATTTTGGTTTAAAAAACCCAGGGAAAATCCAAGTTCATAGGAGGTCGTCCACTCTTCAAATTTGTCGGTCTCTGTTTGGAAATAATTATCCTTATATTCCTCCGTGACGGTCAGAGTCGGGAATATCTGAGTAACCATCCTTGCCTGGGCAAGTGAAAAAGGTATCAGAAGACAGATTGCAACAATCAGAAAACTTGCATGGGGAGTTTCCATGGACAATTTCACGAGACGCCTCCTGCTTTGCTGGAAAAATCGCAGATTTAAGGAACTATAATGATATCGTCAGCCTTGAGCTGAATATCATTTCCCAGTTTGCCGTCCGTAATATCGTCGTAATCGATTTTAATCATCTGTTCCTTTCCGTTATCCCTGCGGTACAGGATAATTTCATCCTTGGATGCCCACTCGGTAAAGCCTTTCGCCAAGGCAAAGGCCTGTACAACGGTCAGCTTTTTAATTAAAGGATATTCACCCACGCCTATAACTTCACCAAGGATATAATATCTTTGACTTCCCGGGTTTGCCAGGGTAACCGTAACTGTTGGTGCCTCTACAAATTCAGCCAGCCCGGTTTCAATTACTTTTTTCAATTCCATTGTCGTGCGCCCTGCGGCCTGGATATCATCCAACAAGGGGATAGTAATTTTACCGTCATTACGCACAAA contains:
- a CDS encoding nucleotide sugar dehydrogenase translates to MEKDIKIAVVGLGYVGLPLAVNFGTKYQTIGFDLKQSIVDNSLAHKDPTGEVSKEEFKRAVYFKPTTNPDLMSDADMIVVAVPTPIDHARQPDLFPVESASRTVGKVMKKGCTVVFESTVYPGVTEEICVPILEQESGMTWKKDFHVGYSPERINPGDKEHTLTKIVKVVSGDDEATLEKVATLYESIIEAGVHRTQTIKEAEAAKVIENTQRDLNIALMNELALIFDRLGIDTKNVLEAAGSKWNFLKFSPGLVGGHCIGVDPYYLTYKAQSENYHPEVILAGRRINDNMGKFVVEKAIKMMITSSVPVKGSKVGVLGLTFKENCPDLRNTRVVDIVHELASYGCEVLVHDPMADPEEARQYYNVELASWEKLTNLGALILAVPHDWYKNQSLKDFTEKLMPMGGLIDVKSMLNVNAVKQAGIPFWRL
- a CDS encoding XrtA system polysaccharide deacetylase, producing the protein MAKKPAILLTIDVEDWFQVENFKSYIDFSTWNSFELRVEKNTHLILNLLESFSFKPKATFFILGWIAKKLPDLVRRIRDCGHEVASHGDNHNLCTALDNNKLAKDLLNSKKRLEDITGQAVYGYRAPSFAVNDQILKAIKQAGYLYDSSYNSFSAHGRYGSIDLSNAVKKDGSYQLDDHFFELPISNLHLGKKTIPLGGGGYFRLYPTCFFKQGIKSVLKKNSAFIFYSHPWEFDPNQPRVHQASRQFKFRHYINQNKTESKLKQIIKSFPDCNFVTCKHYLADS
- the xrt gene encoding exosortase → MKSKQIIQTFLIAAAFIFLYWSTLKDLIGDWFTDPNFSHGFLIPFVAAYMIWYRQNLLRQIPCKSSLAGIFIIIFGMTVYMAGNLGAELFLMRMSMIITLAGIIAFSFGTAILKAVAVPLCYLIMMIPIPAIIWNKIAFPLQLFAARISSETISMVGIPVFREGNILHLANTSLEVVDACSGIRSLTSLLALTGAFAFLSHVSKWKKWVIFLSAIPIAVATNVVRLTVTGMLAAWVGPEAAHGFLHDMSGLIVFGTALVLVYLLFILLKKIGKKARNTTDN
- a CDS encoding exosortase C-terminal domain/associated protein EpsI, yielding MSTKHTAIIVILLISAAGLTTLFSHSERIKPNRPFSQFPLEIGPWRGATSQMDEEIYNILGVEDYIMANFNNGKGLGVNLYVGFYQSQSKGDLIHSPKNCMPGAGWNIVQSSVIPIELPKSGKTIEIAKLLLNKDGQKQVVYYWFQSRGRIISSEYMQKIWLVLDSITKNRTDGSFVRLISPVIKNEADTERLLSQFADDIYPILNQFIPN
- a CDS encoding outer membrane beta-barrel protein gives rise to the protein MKLSMETPHASFLIVAICLLIPFSLAQARMVTQIFPTLTVTEEYKDNYFQTETDKFEEWTTSYELGFSLGFLNQNSKIYLEYNPEYKDYKNLNERDGLEQNFSLSAAWQATKHTSAMIDMNYEGNDGNYTGESWEHSASASVDSQLTKTVTTSFAYDYSNSYDEQVRTGDYKEHQTHTASASIRKAFGPKNSMGANFLYETDSYKNSDADEYEKYEPSAFWTYWFTRKDGVETNIDYEGKKFDSEAGNDYDTIAGDIRYIKKFTRHFDGYVKYRHYISDREDGDHVIYHPSVGIDWDITEDSGISVGFGVLFNEWDNENGDSTDPFLDLNVYKVFNFSPKGSLSITASSSYDESDDDAASLGYNMSYQAGFYLSYMLARRLSSHLFGSYELQQFEDTVNRQDDTIEIGGGLTWNPLKWLQVSANATHTDFKTDDASRGDYKDNTITVFVRFIPEKPIRPDKVLSRTSLEKEIFD
- a CDS encoding polysaccharide biosynthesis/export family protein; translated protein: MFKINVLKCFLCSLFILFAVCFCLAGNVVAADSAETPSDGDYKIGIGDVLQVTTWKEEDLTFDSVFVRNDGKITIPLLDDIQAAGRTTMELKKVIETGLAEFVEAPTVTVTLANPGSQRYYILGEVIGVGEYPLIKKLTVVQAFALAKGFTEWASKDEIILYRRDNGKEQMIKIDYDDITDGKLGNDIQLKADDIIIVP